Genomic segment of Mycolicibacterium psychrotolerans:
ACAGCCTCCTGCGTACCCTGCGCGGCTGTCAGTCGATCGGCAGGCGATCAGGGTGGTTCACCCGGCGTTTTCGCGCTCATCATCGATGCCATACCCACGGCCGGGCGCCGCCACCCGGCCCCCGATCACCACGGCTGCAGCCGTGGAGCGTCCTTGTCAGGAGATCGCCATGTCGAACCGAATCGCCGCCGCCACCGCCGGACTTCTCGCCGGAGCCGCCGTGCTCGCGGCGTCCCTCAGCGGTGCGGCCGTGTCCCAAGCCGCCAGCAGCGGAGTGGACATCCACGGCACCTATCCGAAGCCCGGCACCTACACAGGCGTCGCCGGCGGCATCCCGCTGTGCACCCAGCACGGCATCAAGATGCCGTGCGGACCGTCATTCACGCCGGGTATGACGAAGGCCAACAACAATCTAGGCTAACCCCGCTTCGCACGGCGACTTTCGAACATATGATCGAAGGGTGGCCCTGCAGCAGATCGGACACAGCGGGCAACCGCAGCCCACTGTGTTCCGCCGGGTGCACCCACCGGTCGAGGTCCTCGTGGACCTCGTCGCGATGTTCCCGCGCGAACCGCACGGCGCAGGCCGGTATCACCCGCATGGTCTGCAGATGGACACCGTCGTGGAGGGCCGGCTGACCTGCTGGGGTCTCGGCGAGCAGGGCGGCTGGTGGGGTCTGGTGACGTACGCCGTCTGCTTCGGTAGCGACAAGCAGACGGTCACCCACTGGGCACCGGCATGGGTGCTGAAGCTCAAGTAGCCGGTTGACGTTCACCACACGCCACGCCGTTGTCGCAGCACGTCACGATGCCGTGGTGTGCACCGGTTGACGGTCACGCCGGTCACGGCGAAGCTGAGCGTGTGATCGAGTTGAGCGAGCAGCAGATCATCGACGAACTGGCGCAGCGTCTGGCCGACGCCCACGCCACCGTGGAGCCGGGCCGCGTCGCCGCGGTCGTCCACGAGCAGTACGCCCGTTTCGAGGGCCGGCCCATCCGGACTTCGTCCCGCTGTTCGTCGAACGCAACGCCAAGGCGGAACTGACCCGGCTCGGCGTCTGACCGACACCCGATTCGTTACCGCATTTCAAGCGCGAATCTATGTGGCTATCAGGCCACTCTCAGGTTGGGTCCGTAATTTCGCCAGTACGGAAGTCCCGATCAGACAACCCCGATACGCTCGGCCCGCCACCAACCCCCCTCAGGTGGCGGGCCGAGATCGTTTGCTGGGGCGGAAAGCCCGCGACGGGGCGGCACCACCCGATAGGGTTCTGGGGCACGAAAACCGATCCGGCGACCAAGGGGTGGGACATGATTCGCGAGATGCTGACGGCGACCGCGATCGGCATCGCTGCTCTGGGCGCGGCGCCCGCCGCGATAGCCCAGCCGAGTCCGGCCTATCCCGACGACCCCGGCCACTACGCCAACGACGTCCCCGGCATCAGCTACGACGCCCATCTCACCGCCCCGTGCACCAATATGGAGCGGTTCACCTTCGGCCGCGGCCCGGGTGGCGAGGCGCTGCAGTGCCGGTGGATCCCGAATCAGTGGCCACCGGTGTACACCGGCTTCTGGCAGGCCACCTACGACTTGCGCGGCGTGCAGGACGTCGGGGCGCCGTGTCCCGGCCCACAGTCCGCGGCACAGGCGCCGGACGGGCGCCCGCTGGTGTGCCTGGGCGCGCGTGGCTGGCAGGCCGGCATCTACAACCGTGAAGGTTTCACCCCTTTGTGAGGCGTCAGCCGCTGCGCAGGGTCCGGCTCGGTTCGGTGCCGAACACCTGCTTGTAGGCGCTGCTGAAACGGCCGGGGTGGCTGAAGCCGCACCGGCCGGCGATCGAGGTGACGGTGTCACGGGCCGGATCCGCCGATTTGAGTTCGCGGTGGGCCCGCTCCAGGCGTACGCGCCGTAGGTACTCCAGGGGCGTTGTGCCGATGTGCTCGCGAAACGCGTACTGGATCGCGCGCGGCGTCACGTCCGCGGCCGCGGAGATGTCCCGGATGGTGATCTCGTACTGGGCGTTCTCGTGGATGAAGTCCAACGCCCGCCTCAACATCCGGGGGTGGTGTGCCGTGGTCTTCTCGTCAGGTCGCATCCCTGTCCGGGTTCCCGAACTGGCCGCGTAGCGAAACCCCTCAGTGATCCAGACCACTCCCGAGACACCGTCGACGCATGACCGACCGCTTCGAGGTGTCCCGCCCGGTCGCCGCTCTCGACCGCACCGTGCGGCGCGACTGTCCCCACACCGCCGGGTCAACCCGGGGTTGACGCCGTCGGATGCGTCAACCTAAGGTTGACGCATGAGCGACGCCGCGAAGATCAGCCATCCTGTCCGCCTCGACGACCTCATCGAGGTCATCACCCGCGTCCACGATCAACCACTCGACCAGCTGACCGACGCTGTGCTGGCCGCCGAAGCACTCGGCGAGGTCGCCGATCACCTGATCGGCCACTTCGTCGACCAGGCGCGCAGGTCGGGCGCGTCGTGGACCGAGATCGGCAAGTGCATGGGGGTCACCAAGCAGGCCGCCCAGAAGCGCTTCGTCCCGAGGACGCGCACCGACGCGGCGGCTCTGGACCCCGAAGCCGGGTTCAGCAGGTTCACTCCGCGAGCCCGCGCGGTCATCGTCGAGGCCCAGAACCGGGCGCATGCCGCGGGCAATGCCGAGATCCGCCCGGCGCATCTGGTGCTCGGGTTGGTCGCCGACCCGACCGGGCTGGCGGCCCGCCTGATCGCCGGCCAGGGCGTCGACGCCGACACCGTCGCCGACGCCGTCACCCTGCCGCCCAGGGTCGACGACGTGCCCGCGCTCATCCCATTCGACGCGCGCGCCAAGAAGGCCCTCGAGTTGACCTTCCGCCAGGCGTTGCGGCTGGGCCACAACTACATCGGCACCGAACACCTCCTGCTCGCGCTGTTCGAAGAGGAGGACGACGACGGCGTGCTGCACCGCCTCGGAATCGACGCCGGGCGTTTCGAGCACGACCTGCGCACAGCGCTGGAGGCCTTCACCAACCCGTGAGGGAATGAAACGACGGTTCGCGCGGTAGCACACCACGTGAAACTGAACTCGGCCGGGCGCGACCTCATCGGCCGTGGCGCCGACGCCACCCTGGTCACTCTCAATTCCGACGGCAGCCCGCAGGTGAGCCTGGTCTGGGTCGCCCTGCAGTCCACCCCGGACGGCGACGAGCTGGTGATGGGGCACCTGGCCGAACGCAAGAAGGTGCGCAACGTGCGCCGCGATCCTCGGGTCGCGCTGACCATCGTGTCCCCCGAGGGTCCCGACGACGTCCGACGGCCGTATCTGAGCATCACCGGCACCGCCCGCATCGTCGAAGGTGGCGCGCGCGAGCTCCTCGCTGAACTCGCAACGACCCTCGCGGCCCCCGGGACGGTGTTTCCGCCGCCCGACGCTCCACCGGGATACGTGACCCGGATCCGCATCGACAAGGTGGGCGGTGTCGGACCCTGGGTGCCTTCGACGGCATAACCCCGCCGACGGCGTCGCCGGGTGTGCGATCATGCCAGGACCTGCTCGATAAGCGTGGCCCGGAGGGATCCCCACACATGCGGCGCTGGCTCGTCTTCCTGCTCGCCACCATCGCCACGCTCGGCGGTGTGCTCGCGCCCCCTGCGGCCGCGGCCGTCATTCCGATCGGTCGACTGGGCGAGACGCTGCGCGTCGAGTTCAAGGGCCTGGTGGCCGACGTGGCGGTCACCGGCATCGCGCCGTCGGCCGTTCCGCCGGGCTTCGGCTATCCGCCCCGCGCACCGCGATATCAGGTGTACCGCGCTGACGTCACCGTCACGCCGGTGCAGCTGCCCACCCCGTACGCGATGGGCATCACCTACGCGTTCCGCGGCGTGACCCCGACCGGCGACGCGTACGAGCCCCGCAACAGCGACGCCCCCGATGCGCTGCAGTACGGATTG
This window contains:
- a CDS encoding three-helix bundle dimerization domain-containing protein, which encodes MIELSEQQIIDELAQRLADAHATVEPGRVAAVVHEQYARFEGRPIRTSSRCSSNATPRRN
- a CDS encoding helix-turn-helix domain-containing protein — encoded protein: MRPDEKTTAHHPRMLRRALDFIHENAQYEITIRDISAAADVTPRAIQYAFREHIGTTPLEYLRRVRLERAHRELKSADPARDTVTSIAGRCGFSHPGRFSSAYKQVFGTEPSRTLRSG
- a CDS encoding Clp protease N-terminal domain-containing protein, giving the protein MSDAAKISHPVRLDDLIEVITRVHDQPLDQLTDAVLAAEALGEVADHLIGHFVDQARRSGASWTEIGKCMGVTKQAAQKRFVPRTRTDAAALDPEAGFSRFTPRARAVIVEAQNRAHAAGNAEIRPAHLVLGLVADPTGLAARLIAGQGVDADTVADAVTLPPRVDDVPALIPFDARAKKALELTFRQALRLGHNYIGTEHLLLALFEEEDDDGVLHRLGIDAGRFEHDLRTALEAFTNP
- a CDS encoding PPOX class F420-dependent oxidoreductase, with the protein product MKLNSAGRDLIGRGADATLVTLNSDGSPQVSLVWVALQSTPDGDELVMGHLAERKKVRNVRRDPRVALTIVSPEGPDDVRRPYLSITGTARIVEGGARELLAELATTLAAPGTVFPPPDAPPGYVTRIRIDKVGGVGPWVPSTA